The Sediminicola sp. YIK13 genomic sequence CTTAAGGGCACTTGAATTTTGTATTACTTCTTCGTTCATAGAAGCTTGTCTGCTTGCGCTATCCAATTGAACCTTATAAAGACTGTTCAATGATTCCATTTGGGCTGCTGCCTGTGACATTTCATTAGAATATTTCTTGGTAGATTCCATAGCATCCACTGTAGGGGCGATACCTTTGGCTGCACCTTCAAAATTTTTGATGCTACTTCCCAAGCTGTTCATTAACTCAGCGTCAACGCCAGCTTCTTTCAATAGATCATCTAGTTTTTTGGACAAAGAAGTTTCAGCATCCTTAGTCTCGGTAGATCCATTGGCTTTTCTTGCGGCCAATTCACCACCAGACAATTCTGGATAAACTAATGACCAATCGTACTCTTCTTCGATAGGTTCAAATGCACTGATCGCGAAAATTAATGCTTCAGTAATAAGTCCAACTGCCAATAACAGTCCACCTGTAAGGGGACCGAACTCCCAGTGTAGAATTTTAAACAATGCACCAATAATTACGATAGATGCTCCAAGCCCGTAGGCCATGTTAAATAATTTTTTTGTTGATTTTGACTGTGCCATAATAGTAAATTTAATTTTAGTTTAATGTTAGATAATAAGAATTTGGTTTATTGTTAATCACTTAGTGAATTTATTTAGTTGGTCGAATCCTGTTCTCCCATGTAGTCTTGTACGGTCCTGAAACCAATATAACTACGGGCAGAATCCTGATATTCGTAATCCCTGGTGCTTACCTGCAAGAAATAAGCAACATCTTTCCATGATCCCCCACGGATCACCTTTCTTCTGTTTTGAGCAGAAACGGCATTAGGATTCATTGTAGAAACAAATTCATATGAATTTGGATCATAACTGGAATTTGTCCATTCCGCAACGTTACCTGCCATATTATAAAGGTTAAAATCGTTTGGCTCAAATGATTTTGCCTCTACAGTATATAATGCTGTATCCGCGGCATAATCTCCTCTCTGGGGCTTAAAGTTGGCCATAAAACATCCGGTATCACTGATCACATAAGGTCCACCCCAAGGATAGGTACCTCCTTCAATTCCTCCTCTTGCTGCATATTCCCATTCAGCCTCAGTTGGTAATCTAAATTGATTTACAAATTGCTTGTTCCTGCTTTTTTGATCATCGTTTTTAAATTTGGTCCTCCAATTACAAAAGGCCTTTGCCTGTTGCCATGACACACCAACTACAGGATAATCGCTATATGCATCATGCCAGAAATAATCATTGTGCATGGGTTCGTTATAGGAATATTCAAAATCCTTGATCCATACTGTGGTATCTGGATAGATCTCCAGCATTTCCTGTCTGATGAAATCCTTTCTGTTACCAGTTTTGGAACGGGCCGCAGCCTCTATATCTATCCACTTGTAACTGTATTTTAATTTTTTTACATCTATGATACGCTGACCATTGTATGACTCCTCCTCTTTTAAATACATGGAGTCTACCATAATCTCGGTATAATATTCATCCGGATAATCATTGATATCCCATATCAAATCCTGATCCCTGTTCAAGGCCCTACCTTCATATCCTGTTTCACCCATACCCTGATAATTGTTCATCATGTATTTTTCATAGGCTGACATTCTAGTAGTATCTGCATCTTTAAATGCATAATCACCGATTCCACCGTCTTCAGGACCTAATCCCAACTCATCTGCAAGGATGGCCAACTTTGTTCTGGTAATGGAATCTTTCACCCAATCCACAAACTGGCGATATTCACTATTTGTGATTTCCGTATCATCCATGTAAAAGGAGGTTACAGTTACGGTCTTGGTCGGTGCATTTAGGGTTTGGGCCATATCTTCTTCAGACTTACCCATGGTAAAGGCGCCCCTTGGAATCAATTCCATTCCATATGGTTTTTCCGGGTACCACTTTTTACCTTGGGCTCCAACTAATTCCCCCTTTGTTTTGGACCCACAACTCGTGAGTAAAAAAACAAATGCTATAGATAACAACAATAGCTTCTTCATACTTTAGGTTAAATTTCGATTTAAGAATGCAAACTGCAAACGCTTTTATTACTTTCTAAAACTGCTTTTTAAATAAAATATTGTATTAAAACAGTTTATACTTGAAAAAAAATTTGATTAATTAAAGCCTTTCTTATAAGCTTTAAACCACCTTTCGGGAATATTTTGATTACATGCTTCCAAATAGTCCTTTTCCGTGCATGGTAATAACGCAGGTGTGTTTGTTTTATTATGTGAAGTTAAAATTGATGGGACCTCTACCCACCACCTTTCGGTAAGATTGCTTTTGTAGAATATTAAATCTTCGTCATCCGTAGGCACTATAAACTTGGTAAAGGAGTCTTTATCAAGGTATGGGGATTCTTTTATTCTAAAATTGACCCCTTCAATAAAGTACCATATTATTTGCGACATCAATTGGAACGACTGTATACTGTTTTCCATTTCATAAAGCCCAAAGAGGGATACTTTATCACTGATGCCCGCATATCGGGCAATGGCACATATTTCCCTTCCAGTAAATCCATTGGGGGAAAAATTATCGGACATACCAATATCGGACGCTCTAATGGCTCGTGCATCCAAGCTAACAATATCAGCATTTCTCAATACAGGTTCCGCCAGGGAAACATCAAAGGCAATCTCCC encodes the following:
- the gldL gene encoding type IX secretion system motor protein PorL/GldL → MAQSKSTKKLFNMAYGLGASIVIIGALFKILHWEFGPLTGGLLLAVGLITEALIFAISAFEPIEEEYDWSLVYPELSGGELAARKANGSTETKDAETSLSKKLDDLLKEAGVDAELMNSLGSSIKNFEGAAKGIAPTVDAMESTKKYSNEMSQAAAQMESLNSLYKVQLDSASRQASMNEEVIQNSSALKEQMASLATNLSSLNGVYGGMLSAMSKN
- the gldK gene encoding type IX secretion system lipoprotein PorK/GldK, producing MKKLLLLSIAFVFLLTSCGSKTKGELVGAQGKKWYPEKPYGMELIPRGAFTMGKSEEDMAQTLNAPTKTVTVTSFYMDDTEITNSEYRQFVDWVKDSITRTKLAILADELGLGPEDGGIGDYAFKDADTTRMSAYEKYMMNNYQGMGETGYEGRALNRDQDLIWDINDYPDEYYTEIMVDSMYLKEEESYNGQRIIDVKKLKYSYKWIDIEAAARSKTGNRKDFIRQEMLEIYPDTTVWIKDFEYSYNEPMHNDYFWHDAYSDYPVVGVSWQQAKAFCNWRTKFKNDDQKSRNKQFVNQFRLPTEAEWEYAARGGIEGGTYPWGGPYVISDTGCFMANFKPQRGDYAADTALYTVEAKSFEPNDFNLYNMAGNVAEWTNSSYDPNSYEFVSTMNPNAVSAQNRRKVIRGGSWKDVAYFLQVSTRDYEYQDSARSYIGFRTVQDYMGEQDSTN